A window of the Canis aureus isolate CA01 chromosome 29, VMU_Caureus_v.1.0, whole genome shotgun sequence genome harbors these coding sequences:
- the PWWP2B gene encoding PWWP domain-containing protein 2B isoform X3 has product MQLRSARGLGGGPPSALEGSLTTDFLHQPPHLARSGLFGLPLLAPLPQPEDPPVNGCHGPAPSEQDGEAMQLGTGPPPPPCGDQPPETTGPEPPPPLVPPFPPYFEGAPFPPPLWLRSTYRQWVPQPPPRTIKRTRRRLSRNRDPGRLALSPIRLRPRQVLCEKCKSTLSPPEASPGPPAAPRPRRRGGSGPGPDREPLKLEDPDGGGGGGDATATARRSKRERREEDGARVARSPAIKISYSTPQGKGEVVEIPSRVHGSLEPFCPSQAPHGAGHDPRGPPACVPKLKLTRPGPPGPGLPPPKIRLKPHRPGAGAREPVYRAELVEALNGRGRGPRAGSPTLPGRGAADSSSGSSGEDEDFKGCPQGPRGPESLAFLAACPRRGADCASESVWSSDSLDESKSSSSEVTSPDTCDLSSGDGASVRSSSKDARPTVPPLTVRLHTQSVSKCVTEDGRTVAVGDIVWGKIHGFPWWPARVLDISLSQKEDGEPSWQEAKVSWFGSPTTSFLSTSKLSPFSEFFKLRFNRKKKGMYRKAITEAANAAQHVAPEIRELLTEFET; this is encoded by the exons ATGCAGCTACGCTCAGCACGGGGGCTCGGGGGTGGCCCTCCGTCCGCTCTGGAAGGTTCTTTGACCACTGACTTTCTACACCAACCCCCTCACCTCGCCAG GTCCGGCCTCTTCGGCCTGCCCCTGTTGGCTCCGCTGCCCCAGCCGGAGGACCCCCCCGTCAACGGCTGCCACGGCCCGGCGCCCTCGGAGCAGGACGGAGAGGCGATGCAGCTGGGGACcggcccgccgccgcctccctgcGGGGACCAGCCCCCCGAGACCACCGGCCCcgagccgcccccgcccctcgtGCCGCCGTTCCCGCCGTACTTTGAAGgcgcccccttccctcccccgctCTGGCTGAGAAGCACCTACCGGCAGTGGGTCCCGCAGCCGCCGCCCCGGACCATCAAGAGGACCCGCCGGCGCCTGTCCCGGAACCGCGACCCAGGTCGGCTCGCCCTGAGCCCCATTCGCCTGCGGCCGCGCCAAGTACTCTGTGAGAAGTGCAAGAGCACTCTGAGCCCCCCCgaggccagccccggccccccggctGCCCCTCGGCCCCGCAGGAGGGGGGGcagcggccccggccccgacAGGGAGCCCCTAAAGCTGGAGGACCctgacggcggcggcggcggcggcgacgccACGGCCACGGCGAGgaggagcaagagggagaggcGGGAGGAGGACGGGGCGCGGGTGGCCCGCAGCCCGGCCATCAAGATCTCGTACAGCACCCCGCAGGGCAAGGGCGAGGTGGTGGAGATCCCGTCACGCGTGCACGGGTCCCTGGAGCCCTTCTGCCCGTCCCAGGCCCCCCACGGCGCCGGCCACGACCCCCGCGGGCCCCCCGCCTGCGTCCCCAAGCTGAAGCTGACGCGGCCggggccccccggccccggcctgcCGCCCCCCAAGATCCGCCTGAAGCCCCACCGcccgggggccggggcgcgggagCCCGTGTACCGGGCCGAGCTGGTGGAGGCGCTCAACGGGCGCGGGCGAGGCCCCCGGGCCGGCTCCCCGACGCTCCCGGGCCGCGGCGCTGCCGACTCGTCCTCAGGGAGCTCTGGCGAGGACGAGGACTTCAAAGGGTGTCCCCAGGGTCCACGCGGGCCCGAGAGCCTGGCCTTCCTGGCCGCCTGCCCCAGGAGGGGCGCAGACTGTGCCAGCGAGTCCGTGTGGAGCAGCGACAGCCTGGACGAGTCCAAGTCGTCCAGCTCAGAAGTAACGTCACCAGACACCTGCGACCTTTCGTCCGGGGACGGTGCGTCCGTGCGGTCCTCGTCCAAGGACGCGAGGCCGACCGTGCCGCCCCTCACGGTCAGGCTGCACACACAGAGCGTCTCCAAGTGCGTGACTGAGGACGGGAGGACGGTGGCCGTAGGGGACATCGTGTGGGGTAAGATTCACGGCTTTCCTTGGTGGCCCGCGCGCGTCCTGGACATCAGCCTCAGCCAGAAGGAGGACGGGGAGCCCTCCTGGCAGGAAGCGAAAGTCTCGTGGTTCGGCTCCCCAACTACGTCGTTCTTGTCCACCTCAAAGCTCTCGCCTTTCTCCGAGTTTTTCAAACTGAGGTTTAACCGCAAGAAGAAGGGGATGTACCGGAAGGCCATCACGGAGGCCGCCAACGCCGCGCAGCACGTGGCCCCCGAGATCAGGGAGCTGCTGACGGAGTTTGAGACGTAG
- the PWWP2B gene encoding PWWP domain-containing protein 2B isoform X1 codes for MTAGTDRGRQRPGRPVPSVPGSRPWRWGAATSWPVASWLAWTLLEHSKQGNRLEMGKAERQSSFLPWSDSTWRVRTNAPCPASALVTWRKSAFALQEQQLLAEAISKVTSRVSRSHARSPLETGAEDGPAVGRWEQRGRFPAAPRAPHELDAATLSTGARGWPSVRSGRSGLFGLPLLAPLPQPEDPPVNGCHGPAPSEQDGEAMQLGTGPPPPPCGDQPPETTGPEPPPPLVPPFPPYFEGAPFPPPLWLRSTYRQWVPQPPPRTIKRTRRRLSRNRDPGRLALSPIRLRPRQVLCEKCKSTLSPPEASPGPPAAPRPRRRGGSGPGPDREPLKLEDPDGGGGGGDATATARRSKRERREEDGARVARSPAIKISYSTPQGKGEVVEIPSRVHGSLEPFCPSQAPHGAGHDPRGPPACVPKLKLTRPGPPGPGLPPPKIRLKPHRPGAGAREPVYRAELVEALNGRGRGPRAGSPTLPGRGAADSSSGSSGEDEDFKGCPQGPRGPESLAFLAACPRRGADCASESVWSSDSLDESKSSSSEVTSPDTCDLSSGDGASVRSSSKDARPTVPPLTVRLHTQSVSKCVTEDGRTVAVGDIVWGKIHGFPWWPARVLDISLSQKEDGEPSWQEAKVSWFGSPTTSFLSTSKLSPFSEFFKLRFNRKKKGMYRKAITEAANAAQHVAPEIRELLTEFET; via the exons ATGACCGCGGGGACCGACCGGGGGAGGCAGCGCCCCGGGCGTCCCGTGCCCTCCGTGCCCGGCTCCCGGCCCTGGCGCTGGGGGGCGGCGACGTCATGGCCGGTCGCCTCCTGGCTAGCCTGGACTCTTCTGGAACACAGCAAACAGGGAAATCGTTTGGAGATGGGGAAAGCGGAGCGTCAGTCGTCGTTTCTACCCTGGTCAGATTCCACGTGGAGGGTGAGGACCAACGCGCCGTGCCCGGCCTCGGCTCTCGTAACTTGGCGGAAGTCTGCTTTCGCGCTTCAAGAACAGCAGCTTTTAGCGGAAGCGATCTCGAAGGTCACATCACGTGTGTCTCGAAGTCACGCGCGCTCGCCGCTGGAGACGGGGGCGGAGGACGGGCCTGCTGTCGGCCGTTGGGAACAGCGTGGACGCTTTCCTGCGGCGCCGAGGGCCCCTCATGAGTTAGATGCAGCTACGCTCAGCACGGGGGCTCGGGGGTGGCCCTCCGTCCGCTCTGGAAG GTCCGGCCTCTTCGGCCTGCCCCTGTTGGCTCCGCTGCCCCAGCCGGAGGACCCCCCCGTCAACGGCTGCCACGGCCCGGCGCCCTCGGAGCAGGACGGAGAGGCGATGCAGCTGGGGACcggcccgccgccgcctccctgcGGGGACCAGCCCCCCGAGACCACCGGCCCcgagccgcccccgcccctcgtGCCGCCGTTCCCGCCGTACTTTGAAGgcgcccccttccctcccccgctCTGGCTGAGAAGCACCTACCGGCAGTGGGTCCCGCAGCCGCCGCCCCGGACCATCAAGAGGACCCGCCGGCGCCTGTCCCGGAACCGCGACCCAGGTCGGCTCGCCCTGAGCCCCATTCGCCTGCGGCCGCGCCAAGTACTCTGTGAGAAGTGCAAGAGCACTCTGAGCCCCCCCgaggccagccccggccccccggctGCCCCTCGGCCCCGCAGGAGGGGGGGcagcggccccggccccgacAGGGAGCCCCTAAAGCTGGAGGACCctgacggcggcggcggcggcggcgacgccACGGCCACGGCGAGgaggagcaagagggagaggcGGGAGGAGGACGGGGCGCGGGTGGCCCGCAGCCCGGCCATCAAGATCTCGTACAGCACCCCGCAGGGCAAGGGCGAGGTGGTGGAGATCCCGTCACGCGTGCACGGGTCCCTGGAGCCCTTCTGCCCGTCCCAGGCCCCCCACGGCGCCGGCCACGACCCCCGCGGGCCCCCCGCCTGCGTCCCCAAGCTGAAGCTGACGCGGCCggggccccccggccccggcctgcCGCCCCCCAAGATCCGCCTGAAGCCCCACCGcccgggggccggggcgcgggagCCCGTGTACCGGGCCGAGCTGGTGGAGGCGCTCAACGGGCGCGGGCGAGGCCCCCGGGCCGGCTCCCCGACGCTCCCGGGCCGCGGCGCTGCCGACTCGTCCTCAGGGAGCTCTGGCGAGGACGAGGACTTCAAAGGGTGTCCCCAGGGTCCACGCGGGCCCGAGAGCCTGGCCTTCCTGGCCGCCTGCCCCAGGAGGGGCGCAGACTGTGCCAGCGAGTCCGTGTGGAGCAGCGACAGCCTGGACGAGTCCAAGTCGTCCAGCTCAGAAGTAACGTCACCAGACACCTGCGACCTTTCGTCCGGGGACGGTGCGTCCGTGCGGTCCTCGTCCAAGGACGCGAGGCCGACCGTGCCGCCCCTCACGGTCAGGCTGCACACACAGAGCGTCTCCAAGTGCGTGACTGAGGACGGGAGGACGGTGGCCGTAGGGGACATCGTGTGGGGTAAGATTCACGGCTTTCCTTGGTGGCCCGCGCGCGTCCTGGACATCAGCCTCAGCCAGAAGGAGGACGGGGAGCCCTCCTGGCAGGAAGCGAAAGTCTCGTGGTTCGGCTCCCCAACTACGTCGTTCTTGTCCACCTCAAAGCTCTCGCCTTTCTCCGAGTTTTTCAAACTGAGGTTTAACCGCAAGAAGAAGGGGATGTACCGGAAGGCCATCACGGAGGCCGCCAACGCCGCGCAGCACGTGGCCCCCGAGATCAGGGAGCTGCTGACGGAGTTTGAGACGTAG
- the PWWP2B gene encoding PWWP domain-containing protein 2B isoform X2: MEPRAGCRLPARVEQVANGALLVSASCGGRRFAGVLLDCTRKSGLFGLPLLAPLPQPEDPPVNGCHGPAPSEQDGEAMQLGTGPPPPPCGDQPPETTGPEPPPPLVPPFPPYFEGAPFPPPLWLRSTYRQWVPQPPPRTIKRTRRRLSRNRDPGRLALSPIRLRPRQVLCEKCKSTLSPPEASPGPPAAPRPRRRGGSGPGPDREPLKLEDPDGGGGGGDATATARRSKRERREEDGARVARSPAIKISYSTPQGKGEVVEIPSRVHGSLEPFCPSQAPHGAGHDPRGPPACVPKLKLTRPGPPGPGLPPPKIRLKPHRPGAGAREPVYRAELVEALNGRGRGPRAGSPTLPGRGAADSSSGSSGEDEDFKGCPQGPRGPESLAFLAACPRRGADCASESVWSSDSLDESKSSSSEVTSPDTCDLSSGDGASVRSSSKDARPTVPPLTVRLHTQSVSKCVTEDGRTVAVGDIVWGKIHGFPWWPARVLDISLSQKEDGEPSWQEAKVSWFGSPTTSFLSTSKLSPFSEFFKLRFNRKKKGMYRKAITEAANAAQHVAPEIRELLTEFET, encoded by the exons ATGGAGCCGCGGGCGGGCTGCCGGCTGCCGGCGCGGGTGGAGCAGGTCGCCAACGGCGCGCTGCTGGTCTCGGCGAGCTGCGGGGGGCGCCGCTTCGCCGGGGTCCTGCTGGACTGCACGAGGAA GTCCGGCCTCTTCGGCCTGCCCCTGTTGGCTCCGCTGCCCCAGCCGGAGGACCCCCCCGTCAACGGCTGCCACGGCCCGGCGCCCTCGGAGCAGGACGGAGAGGCGATGCAGCTGGGGACcggcccgccgccgcctccctgcGGGGACCAGCCCCCCGAGACCACCGGCCCcgagccgcccccgcccctcgtGCCGCCGTTCCCGCCGTACTTTGAAGgcgcccccttccctcccccgctCTGGCTGAGAAGCACCTACCGGCAGTGGGTCCCGCAGCCGCCGCCCCGGACCATCAAGAGGACCCGCCGGCGCCTGTCCCGGAACCGCGACCCAGGTCGGCTCGCCCTGAGCCCCATTCGCCTGCGGCCGCGCCAAGTACTCTGTGAGAAGTGCAAGAGCACTCTGAGCCCCCCCgaggccagccccggccccccggctGCCCCTCGGCCCCGCAGGAGGGGGGGcagcggccccggccccgacAGGGAGCCCCTAAAGCTGGAGGACCctgacggcggcggcggcggcggcgacgccACGGCCACGGCGAGgaggagcaagagggagaggcGGGAGGAGGACGGGGCGCGGGTGGCCCGCAGCCCGGCCATCAAGATCTCGTACAGCACCCCGCAGGGCAAGGGCGAGGTGGTGGAGATCCCGTCACGCGTGCACGGGTCCCTGGAGCCCTTCTGCCCGTCCCAGGCCCCCCACGGCGCCGGCCACGACCCCCGCGGGCCCCCCGCCTGCGTCCCCAAGCTGAAGCTGACGCGGCCggggccccccggccccggcctgcCGCCCCCCAAGATCCGCCTGAAGCCCCACCGcccgggggccggggcgcgggagCCCGTGTACCGGGCCGAGCTGGTGGAGGCGCTCAACGGGCGCGGGCGAGGCCCCCGGGCCGGCTCCCCGACGCTCCCGGGCCGCGGCGCTGCCGACTCGTCCTCAGGGAGCTCTGGCGAGGACGAGGACTTCAAAGGGTGTCCCCAGGGTCCACGCGGGCCCGAGAGCCTGGCCTTCCTGGCCGCCTGCCCCAGGAGGGGCGCAGACTGTGCCAGCGAGTCCGTGTGGAGCAGCGACAGCCTGGACGAGTCCAAGTCGTCCAGCTCAGAAGTAACGTCACCAGACACCTGCGACCTTTCGTCCGGGGACGGTGCGTCCGTGCGGTCCTCGTCCAAGGACGCGAGGCCGACCGTGCCGCCCCTCACGGTCAGGCTGCACACACAGAGCGTCTCCAAGTGCGTGACTGAGGACGGGAGGACGGTGGCCGTAGGGGACATCGTGTGGGGTAAGATTCACGGCTTTCCTTGGTGGCCCGCGCGCGTCCTGGACATCAGCCTCAGCCAGAAGGAGGACGGGGAGCCCTCCTGGCAGGAAGCGAAAGTCTCGTGGTTCGGCTCCCCAACTACGTCGTTCTTGTCCACCTCAAAGCTCTCGCCTTTCTCCGAGTTTTTCAAACTGAGGTTTAACCGCAAGAAGAAGGGGATGTACCGGAAGGCCATCACGGAGGCCGCCAACGCCGCGCAGCACGTGGCCCCCGAGATCAGGGAGCTGCTGACGGAGTTTGAGACGTAG
- the LOC144300913 gene encoding uncharacterized protein LOC144300913, with the protein MMLAVVKPLSPGVRGRMCQPGPMACPADPGSVMGEGRLPCVALDKRPPGCPGCAPPSCSPRLPGQRWAQGRGEACPSLGARGCCAVPAPEAGSSPLPWTPGGLSPREDEEGVQGRHGPGSVRGHCHVPQPLGSRGRRAGRPQGRPGALAGGRPAPPGRGPAQAWLLRGFAELVARVRPRGGRGSGGRVAGLLPRLPARRLLPAPWPCRGPGLGQSGDPPGTSDAALGSGPPESLLGSACPQRCLGAAAVCPPPAPQGPGLRGRLQGPVSCVEPLGSPAPPHPQAPAHTQLRPRTGPGGSEDPSVAGDRTAGAWVPHPGLASRVSGCRAAPGRSPARACGITCGAVPGCPGPLGLGRGQCQHSLASRRGWALWARRRPGWCRATCP; encoded by the exons ATGATGCTGGCAGTGGTTAAACCTCTGAGCCCAGGAGTCAGGGGCCGGATGTGCCAGCCTGGCCCCATGGCCTGTCCCGCAGATCCGGGGTCTGTCATGGGGGAGGGGCGCCTCCCGTGTGTGGCCCTGGACAAGCGGCCGCCCGGGTGTCCAGGCTGTGCCCCCCCAAGCTGTTCTCCCCGGCTCCCTGGGCAGAGGTGGGCTCAGGGGCGCGGGGAGGCCTGCCCTTCcctcggggctcggggctgctGC GCTGTCCCTGCTCCAGAAGCCGGGTCGTCACCTCTTCCCTGGACCCCGGGTGGCCTGTCCCCACGGGAGGATGAGGAGGGGGTCCAGGGCAGACATGGCCCCGGCTCGGTCAGAGGCCACTGTCACGTTCCACAGCCACTCGGGTCCCGAGGCCGCAGAGCCGGGAGGCCGCAGGGGAGGCCGGGAGCTCTGGCAGGCGGCCGGCCGGCTCCTCCTGGCCGCGGGCCAGCTCAGGCCTGGCTGCTCCGGGGGTTTGCTGAGCTGGTTGCACGGGTGAGACctcggggagggcgggggagcgGAGGCCGGGTCGCGGGGCTCCTGCCAAGGCTGCCTGCCAGGCGGCTTCTCCCGGCCCCGTGGCCCTGCAGAGGGCCCGGCCTTGGGCAGAGCGGGGACCCTCCGGGGACGAGCGACGCTGCTCTGGGGTCTGGCCCCCCTGAGAGCCTCCTGGGCTCTGCGTGTCCCCAGCGGTGCCTGGGCGCTGCGGCCGTgtgccctcccccagctccccaagGACCCGGGCTGAGAGGTCGGCTTCAAGGGCCTGTTTCCTGCGTGGAGCCCTTGGGCAGCCCggcccccccccatccccaggcccctgcccacaCGCAGCTCCGTCCTCGTACTGGGCCGGGGGGCAGCGAGGACCCCAGTGTGGCGGGGGACAGGACAGCGGGGGCCTGGGTCCCTCACCCGGGCCTGGCCAGCCGCGTCTCTGGCTGCAGGGCCGCCCCAGGCCGCTCGCCTGCCAGGGCCTGCGGGATCACCTGTGGGGCGGTGCCGGGCTGCCCGGGGCCTCTGGGCCTGGGCCGGGGCCAGTGTCAGCACAGCCTGGCCTCACGGAGGGGCTGGGCCCTGTGGGCGAGGCGCAGACCAGGGTGGTGTCGCGCCACATGCCCCTGA